A section of the Triticum dicoccoides isolate Atlit2015 ecotype Zavitan chromosome 7A, WEW_v2.0, whole genome shotgun sequence genome encodes:
- the LOC119332148 gene encoding uncharacterized protein LOC119332148 has product MDEQRIARISVTWRGRQLDVDADPSCTVKEFGQLLQDLTNVKPETLKLIVPQSVNKGSKLISPFSDPHSSLTLKEAAVSEGKPIRMMGVFEDEIEEVSDNGKRPDMRIIGFEEEEQRLRQRSSGRPRVSLKLPQGQYIFCDFRTLHLPGVELNPPPSEALKRMHMLACDPGIIAIMNKHRWRVGIMTEMAPVGYVGVSPKCILGFNKNMGEEISLRLRTDDLKGFRKYESIKKTLLHELAHMVHSEHDAHFFALNKQLNEEAASLDWTKSSGHVLSGRKIFDSYEDEFDLEPEAHVVGHKLGGGSSSLASARVLPGVAAYQRLLSASSTDMGSSHSSVTKSVEIYNVQGTQAEPDPDDAGQYFVQENVKTEPDPDDNDAMPVDVTIVTSGPAGFVASTEQNTIGYSEPVLDDVAKKSSVGYLEPDPDDSADVDMLNKDINGEHDNEPDPDDGTSEFVLESGNKMEVEMEPRTDSTVLKSEPDPDDSSSSIQTQKVSIDGKHMAEPDPDASSCGAVLTSGNKIQAEIGQSRNHSVLESEPDPDDNAANLKSDELQRIEEPVAALCSRLHKAIEMLRSQATPSEAASALQTLFKIIKNVIENPNDIRYRRLRKTNPHFQRSVANYKAAMEVLELIGFCEDVVSDEIGRAETYLVLKRNDPGLLWLAKSSLEVSMA; this is encoded by the exons ATGGATGAACAGAGAATAGCTCGAATATCGGTCACTTGGAGAGGCAGGCAACTTGATGTTGATGCAGACCCAAGTTGTACGGTGAAGGAATTTGGGCAACTGCTCCAGGATTTGACTAATGTTAAACCAGAGACGTTGAAGCTCATAGTTCCGCAATCTGTAAATAAAGGTTCCAAGCTGATCAGTCCATTTTCAGACCCCCATTCAAGCTTAACACTGAAAGAAGCTGCTGTCAGTGAG GGTAAGCCTATTAGAATGATGGGTGTCTTTGAAGATGAAATTGAGGAAGTATCAGACAATGGCAAAAGACCAGATATGCGGATAATTGGATTTGAAGAGGAAGAACAACGGCTGAGGCAACGATCTTCAGGCAGGCCCCGAGTTTCACTGAAACTTCCACAGGGTCAATACATCTTCTGTGATTTTCGTACACTTCACTTACCCGGGGTTGAG TTGAATCCACCACCTTCGGAAGCTCTGAAAAGAATGCACATGCTTGCATGTGACCCTGGCATAATtgcaatcatgaacaag CATAGATGGCGAGTGGGAATCATGACTGAAATGGCACCAGTGGGATATGTAGGTGTTAGTCCGAAATGCATTCTAGGCTTCAATAAG AACATGGGAGAGGAGATATCCCTTCGCCTACGAACTGATGATTTGAAAGGATTTCGGAAATACGAAAGTATCAAGAAAACTCTGCTCCATGAACTT GCGCATATGGTGCACTCTGAGCATGATGCCCACTTTTTCGCTCTTAATAAGCAG TTGAATGAGGAAGCTGCATCCTTGGACTGGACCAAATCAAGTGGACATGTGCTGAGTGGCCGCAAAATATTTGATTCCTATGAAGATGAATTTGATTTAGAACCGGAAGCTCATGTTGTCGGTCACAAACTTGGGGGAGGATCGAGTTCACTGGCAAGTGCCCGTGTGTTGCCAGGGGTAGCTGCTTATCAGCGTCTCTTGAGTGCATCATCAACAGATATGGGGAGTTCCCACAGTAGTGTTACTAAATCTGTGGAAATATATAATGTGCAAGGTACACAAGCTGAACCTGATCCGGATGATGCTGGTCAATATTTTGTTCAGGAAAATGTGAAGACGGAACCAGACCCAGATGATAATGATGCCATGCCTGTTGATGTAACAATTGTGACATCAGGACCAGCAGGTTTTGTAGCATCTACAGAGCAGAATACCATAGGTTATTCTGAGCCTGTTCTTGATGATGTTGCCAAGAAAAGCTCTGTTGGTTACCTAGAACCTGATCCTGATGATTCCGCAGATGTTGACATGCTTAACAAGGACATCAATGGTGAGCATGATAATGAACCTGATCCTGATGACGGCACTAGTGAATTTGTCCTAGAATCTGGAAACAAGATGGAAGTGGAGATGGAGCCGAGAACTGACTCCACAGTTCTGAAATCTGAACCTGACCCTGATGACTCCTCTAGCTCTATTCAAACCCAGAAGGTGAGCATTGATGGGAAGCACATGGCAGAACCTGATCCAGATGCTAGTAGCTGCGGAGCTGTTCTGACATCTGGAAATAAGATTCAAGCGGAGATTGGGCAGAGCAGAAACCACTCAGTTTTGGAGTCTGAACCTGATCCTGACGACAATGCTGCTAATTTGAAGAGCGATGAGCTGCAAAGAATAGAAGAGCCAGTGGCAGCCCTATGCTCGCGCCTCCATAAGGCTATTGAAATGCTCCGGTCGCAAGCAACACCTTCAGAGGCAGCCTCTGCACTTCAAACACTCTTCAAAATTATCAAGAATGTGATAGAGAACCCAAACGATATTCGGTATAGAAGACTGCGTAAG ACCAATCCTCATTTCCAAAGGAGCGTGGCGAATTACAAAG CTGCGATGGAGGTCCTCGAGTTGATTGGCTTCTGCGAGGATGTCGTTTCAGATGAGATTGGGCGTGCAGAGACCTATCTGGTACTGAAGAGGAACGATCCTGGGTTGCTGTGGCTTGCGAAGTCCTCCCTTGAAGTATCCATGGCTTGA